Genomic segment of Hirundo rustica isolate bHirRus1 chromosome 6, bHirRus1.pri.v3, whole genome shotgun sequence:
AAATGCCCAAAACTCTGGGTTTAAAAGGCCCgtgaaaattgttttctctttatttccaaGGCATATCTTGAGTGGGAAGGGATGCCGAAGGAGCACCGAGCTGAACCCTTATGTGAACACCTCGTCTGGGGATTGAACACACAACCTGGGTTCAGCACCCTGCTCCAACCAGCCGATCTCGGGTCCGTGGCAGTGTCGTGCCTGGGATGGGAATGCCAAGCACCAGCAAGGGAATTCCTATGCCAATGCAGCTCCTTCTTTGATGCTGATACTGCTTTatgcagcagcccctggaatGTCCCAGGACAGAGCTCCGTGGCCAGCACCTGACCGTGGAACAACACAGGTTAAGGCTTGGGTGacagcacaaagctcttcccataaccctgatttcctgccctttccagCGTTTCCCTGAGGGCTGTAAAGGTGCTTGTGCCATGTCTCTTTGCAGGGAGGAATGAGCAAGACAAGCCCTGAGGGTTCCCTTGGTCCATGGCCCAAGTTCTTCTGGAGAGTGTCAGGGACTGGTCCCCCCTGCAGAGGGGCATCTCCTGCAGGTAAGTGTTCCCAGCCCAAAATCAAGGCTGGGGTCCAAGCCCGGGACTGCTTCTCTGGCCCAGAGCTGCACGGAGCCCTCGATGACTCCTGCTCGCTGCCGGCGACGTTCCTTGGTGTTTTCTGCAGGTCCCAGCTGGCCGGGAAcgcagggctggaggaggccgGCAGCCCCCGAAAGGCAACCAGCACTTCTTGTCCTTGGGGCGTGCAGGGGAGGAGTGAGCTAAACACGCATCCCAGGGACGGGCGCCAGGCTGCTCGGACAGCGCCGGCACAGGCACGGCTGAAGGGCTGCCCGCAGCTCCTcggccaggggctgctctgcacgGGCATGGGGAGATGCTTCACCCCGCACGGAGGCCACCGAGAGCCCCGAGGCGCCCCGaggagcagctggcactgcctgggcacGGGCGGCTCGGGCCATCCGCAGAGGGGCTCAGACGGCGATTCCCGGTTCCCACCTCCCGGAGCTCCCCCGCGGCTGCCAGGTATGTCCTggccaccccaaatcccccccttccagcctgaggaCATCATCCATCGGCAGCACTAAAGCCGAGGGGATTTCCCTCACAGAGATGAAATCCCCAGCAATTCTCTCAGAGATGCCTTAAAATGAAAGGTTAGACAAATGTGTTTGGATGAAATTTGGAGTTTTTCAGGGAGCCAGCTGGAAGCGGATGAAGAAGTGATGGAAAGCTTTTGCAGGTGGGTCCCACTGGAGGTGCGCTGAAGGCCAGGATGTGCATCCCtttcctgagggaaaagaaTTTGCAGAGGGCCACCGCTGAGGCTCTGGAAGGAGCTGAGCTTCTGCAGGCAGAGATGTTCTCCCGTGGGCACAGGGGCTGCCTCGGCACGGGCCGGGAGCGCGTCCAGCCAGCGCCTTCTCCTGCTTTAGAAATATCAATGGGAGCCCGAGCTCGGGGGTGGGGGTTGAAATCAGCTGAATTCCAGGCAACTCTGTCAAGTGCCCCCCAGGGACatgggtggggctgggggatgaggGTTTTAAATAGCAAATTCTATGGAATATTGGCCTGTTCTTATCCCATCCTACTGAGCTTTCTTGGAACCTCTGCtagctcctggcacagctggtgtTAAGTAGGCAGCTCTGTATGGGAATATCAATGCTCCAGGAGGCACTGTGAGATTATTCTAAGCTCACAATTCAGCAGGCAATTCAGGGCTGTAGCTCTAATCCATCTGAACTAGCAAAGCTGAACCCCAAAGCTGGGCCCCACACTGGGAACAGTCTTTGTGCTGCCCTGTCAGCCAAagcccctgggctgggaaaTTTCAGCAGCCAAACTGATGGAATTGCCTCAATGCCAGCATCCCCCAAAGGGACAATCCAATGCCAGCATCCCCCAAAGGGACAATCCAATGCCAGCATCCCCCAAAGGGACAATCCAGTCACCTCTTTTTACTCCCAAAGTGTCTGTTCTGTTCCCCACAGGTGCCCTAGTGATGCCAGGGGggtttctcctgctcctctccagcctgaggCCTCTTCTCTTCCCCACCAGCTGGTGCCAAGGAAGGAGAACACAGTGAGTCCTGAGATTATACTTCAAAACAGTCATTCCCTCACCTGGAGATCCCCTGAGATCTTACCCCCAGAttttccctgtctgtccccttctgctttcctcattttttaCTAGAAAGCATTCTTTCTCTACTCTGGAGATTACCACAAGCTTTGCTCCCCACATTTTCCCTACCTGTTTCTTCATTTCTGCCTCAGTATTTACACTCTTTACCCTATGGATGCTTTCAATTTTTATTCCCCCCGCCCAATCATTTCCCTACCTGTCCATGACCAATTACCTCAGTCTGCTCCATGAAGTGCATCCCCTCTGTTACAGATCACCTCAGATTTTACAGGTGAAATTTTCCCTACCTCTCCACCTCTGTGTACCTTATTTTTACCTCAAAATACTCATTTACTACTGTGGGGATTCCCTCAGGTTTTATCCCCAGATTTACCCACCTGTCCACAGCAATTCCCTCAGTTTACCTCAGGATGTTCCTGCTCTCTCCTAGAGAGAATCTCGCATTTTACCCCCTCAGTTTTCCCTACATGCCCAACCAATCGCCTACTTTTTACCTCAAAATAGCCATTGTTTCATCTACAgattaattcagattttattcCCAAAATGTCTATTTTGTCCCCTGCATACTAACTAGATTTTAAAACCAAAGCTGCTTATGTATTGTGTCTCTTATCCCTAAAATGTTCATTCTGTCCCCTATAAATTAAGTCTAAATTAAGTcagattttttccccaaaaacacTTTACTGTTCCTACATAATTACTTCAGCGTTTGGCCTCTAAATTCTACCTCATGTTACCTACTGATCACTTCATTTCTACCCCAATATGTTCATTCTTTGCCCTACAGATCCTCCCAAGTTCTACCCCCAAATTCCCTTGCGTACCCCCAAGTGACCCTCAAGTTTGCCAGTGTTCTCTCTCTCCCTAGAGATTACCTCAAGTTTAACCTCCAAAATTTTCCTTAACTGTCCATAACTTATCACCTCATTTTTACCTAAAATATTCATTCTAACCTTGAGATTATTTCAAGTTTTGGCCCCCAAAATTCCCCTACATGTCCACTATTGgttccctcatttttttccttcaatattATTTGCTTCCTACCATGTGGCTTTTGTCAAGATTTACCCCCCAAACTGTCCATCTGTATCTATTTTTTACTCCAAAACAATCACTCTACAGATTATTTCATATAACCTTTACCCCAAAATTTACCAATCTGCCCACAACTGCTTCCCTCATGCTACCTCAGTATGTTCATGCTCTCCTCCAGAGATTAGCTCACATTTAGCCCCCAAATTTTCCCTACATGCCCACTGCTCCTCAcccatttttcttcagtgttcatTCTCTGTCAAGTTTTGCCTCCAAAAATTTCCTTCCTTGTCTACTACTGAGTACTTCATTTTTACTCCAAAATACTCATTCTGTCCCCTACAGATTACATTGAGTTTTACCCCCAAAATTTTACTTCTGGTACAATTAACTCTTTTCTGCTCCAAAAATTTTCACTCTCCCCCTTAAACATCACCTCAGCTTTTCACTCAAAAATGCTACCTCGCTCCCCTCAACATCCCTTCACATTTTCCTACAAAAACTGTTCTTGTGTCCCCTCTCAATTGCCTCAGGTTTTCAGCTAAAAATGTCACTTCTGTCCCCTCTAAGTTATTCCAGGTTTTCCCAGTTAGCAGCTGCAAGGAATTCAGGCAAAAGACAGCAGGGAACAGCTGTAAATTCAAAGGCAGAAGGAGACGATCTACCAGCAAAGGGGAAAGGCTTCAGAAACCATTTCTgcaattaataattatttccaaTTCCCCAGTGAGAAGAGATCTCTGGGGAATCCCTGGTTGTTGTCCAGAACCTATATAAATCAAAGTCAAGAAATaaacttctctctttttgctctgaacttGACTGCGTGATTGTAGTTCTTTTCGTGTCTGTCTAGCAACACCAGACCAAAGCAAGAATCGAACCCAGAATCCAGTATGAGGGGAAACCCAAACGGGACTGTGCCAGAAGTCTGGAATGGGGGAAAGAAGTGGGTGAGGTTGTACCTGATGTCCTGCATGGGGGGAAGCCTAGACCACACGTCAGCCATAATCCAGAACAGGTGAAAACCTCAAACAGATGTCAGCCGTGACCCAGAACAAAGAGAAACCCAGCTCACACTGTGCCTGGAacctgcagggagagaaaaatccagCCTGAATCGGGGCCAGGTGGCAGCAGGGCGCAAAATGGGGTAAGATCACTCACGGAGCttggcacagggaaaaaaaaatggtgggAACATGCACAGAGAAGGCGCTACGGGAAAAAGCAGGCGGGATCTTGCACAAAGCCTGGCATGAGAGGAAAAAGCAGCGGGGCTGGACTTTGGAACCCGGCAAGGATGGAAAACTTGGACCGGATCATGTGCAGAACCTAGCACAGAGAAAATCCCAGACcagatcacacacacacacaacatgGCACGGGGAACAACCCAGAGAGCAGCGCAGGTGGAGTCCAGAATGGGGAAGAAGATGGACTGGATCACACAGGGAATTTagaatggaagaaaatgtgGACAAACCCACGTGCAGACTCTGGAATCAGGAAACCACAGACTGGAGAGCACAAAGGGTCCAGAATGTGGGAAGACGCAGACCAGAAAATGCAGGCAATCCAGAATGGGGGAAAATGTGGGCGGGATCACACGCGGAGACAGGAATGGAGGAAAACGCGGACAGGATCGCACGTGGAGTCCAGATTCAGGAAACCAGAGAGCTGATCGCCTGCAGAACCCAGAACGTGGGAAAAGGCAGACTGGATCATGTATGGGCTCCAGAATGGGGGAAAACACCGAGCAGATCACACGTGGGGTCCAGaatggaggaaaacacagaggggattGTGCACGGAGCCCAGAATCAGTAATTAACTCGGATTGTGCACAGAGTCTGCAATGGGGGAAACCGGGATCACACAGAGACTGGAACTGAGGAAAATGCAGATGGGATCACATGCAGAATATGGAATCAGGAAACTCTGGATCAG
This window contains:
- the LOC120754676 gene encoding uncharacterized protein LOC120754676 isoform X3 yields the protein MSKTSPEGSLGPWPKFFWRVSGTGPPCRGASPAGKCSQPKIKAGVQARDCFSGPELHGALDDSCSLPATFLGVFCRSQLAGNAGLEEAGSPRKATSTSCPWGVQGRSELNTHPRDGRQAARTAPAQARLKGCPQLLGQGLLCTGMGRCFTPHGGHREPRGAPRSSWHCLGTGGSGHPQRGSDGDSRFPPPGAPPRLPGSQLEADEEVMESFCRCPSDARGVSPAPLQPEASSLPHQLVPRKENTLFQVFPVSSCKEFRQKTAGNSCKFKGRRRRSTSKGERLQKPFLQLIIISNSPVRRDLWGIPGCCPEPI
- the LOC120754676 gene encoding uncharacterized protein LOC120754676 isoform X2 gives rise to the protein MSQDRAPWPAPDRGTTQGGMSKTSPEGSLGPWPKFFWRVSGTGPPCRGASPAGKCSQPKIKAGVQARDCFSGPELHGALDDSCSLPATFLGVFCRSQLAGNAGLEEAGSPRKATSTSCPWGVQGRSELNTHPRDGRQAARTAPAQARLKGCPQLLGQGLLCTGMGRCFTPHGGHREPRGAPRSSWHCLGTGGSGHPQRGSDGDSRFPPPGAPPRLPGSQLEADEEVMESFCRCPSDARGVSPAPLQPEASSLPHQLVPRKENTLFQVFPVSSCKEFRQKTAGNSCKFKGRRRRSTSKGERLQKPFLQLIIISNSPVRRDLWGIPGCCPEPI
- the LOC120754676 gene encoding uncharacterized protein LOC120754676 isoform X4; translated protein: MAQVLLESVRDWSPLQRGISCRSQLAGNAGLEEAGSPRKATSTSCPWGVQGRSELNTHPRDGRQAARTAPAQARLKGCPQLLGQGLLCTGMGRCFTPHGGHREPRGAPRSSWHCLGTGGSGHPQRGSDGDSRFPPPGAPPRLPGSQLEADEEVMESFCRCPSDARGVSPAPLQPEASSLPHQLVPRKENTLFQVFPVSSCKEFRQKTAGNSCKFKGRRRRSTSKGERLQKPFLQLIIISNSPVRRDLWGIPGCCPEPI
- the LOC120754676 gene encoding uncharacterized protein LOC120754676 isoform X1, producing MLILLYAAAPGMSQDRAPWPAPDRGTTQGGMSKTSPEGSLGPWPKFFWRVSGTGPPCRGASPAGKCSQPKIKAGVQARDCFSGPELHGALDDSCSLPATFLGVFCRSQLAGNAGLEEAGSPRKATSTSCPWGVQGRSELNTHPRDGRQAARTAPAQARLKGCPQLLGQGLLCTGMGRCFTPHGGHREPRGAPRSSWHCLGTGGSGHPQRGSDGDSRFPPPGAPPRLPGSQLEADEEVMESFCRCPSDARGVSPAPLQPEASSLPHQLVPRKENTLFQVFPVSSCKEFRQKTAGNSCKFKGRRRRSTSKGERLQKPFLQLIIISNSPVRRDLWGIPGCCPEPI